Below is a window of Thermofilum sp. DNA.
CTCGTCAAGAAGCAGGTGTTTAAGTCAGCAACAGAGGCAGCAATAATGATCCTAAGGATCGACGACGTGATCGCCGCTCAGCCGCCAAAGTCGAAGGGTAAGAAGGAGGAAAAAGAGGAGAAAACTCCCGAGTTTGACTAGAGCTGTTAGATAAAAACTTTTTATATACCGTTTAGCTCCCTCTTTCTCTGTTCTTATGACGGCAGAGCAGAGTGCTCACGAGGAGAAAATCAAAATTGAAATCGGACCACCTTGGCTAACCAGGTACGAGAAAGCGAGGATAATAGGGATAAGAGCGTTGCAGATCGCGCTTGGGGCACCAGTCCTAGTTAAAGCAGAGAGAGGGAGCAGTCCTGTAGAAATAGCTGAGAAAGAGCTTAGAGAGGGGGTACTCCCAATAATCATCGTACGCTGGACTCCTAGCGGGCGGTACCAGGAGATACCGCTCAAGTACTTGAGAATGCAGCCTTAGCTTTCCTTTCCGACTCCTATTTTACCGGTTTTAACCTCTACTTCAAACACGTCTCCTATGCTCGGCCTCTCGAGCAGTTTATCCCACTCGTCCTCCGTTAAGATTAAAGTCAACCTAGGTAGGCGGTAAGAACCTTGACTCATGCCCGGCAGCATTCTAAAGATCTGGCTAAGGACCGGCACGAGCTCTCTCGACAGCTCGCTTTCCTCTCTCTGGATTACTACGGGGCCGGGGAGCTCGCGCTCCTCGCTCAGCTCTATTCTCACGAGCTTCTCGCCTGTGGGTGAGTCTATGAGAGATATGTTCGTAACCCTTGCTCTGAATACTACTGCTGACATTACCCCTCTTGCCGACATCCGGCTGATAAATATGCTTGCGTTGTACTCTTCAGGAAACTTCGAAGGAATTGTATGGAAAAATTACCATGTAGGAAATAAAATTCTCG
It encodes the following:
- a CDS encoding DNA-directed RNA polymerase subunit K, which gives rise to MTAEQSAHEEKIKIEIGPPWLTRYEKARIIGIRALQIALGAPVLVKAERGSSPVEIAEKELREGVLPIIIVRWTPSGRYQEIPLKYLRMQP
- a CDS encoding arcadin 1 translates to MSAVVFRARVTNISLIDSPTGEKLVRIELSEERELPGPVVIQREESELSRELVPVLSQIFRMLPGMSQGSYRLPRLTLILTEDEWDKLLERPSIGDVFEVEVKTGKIGVGKES